DNA sequence from the Plectropomus leopardus isolate mb unplaced genomic scaffold, YSFRI_Pleo_2.0 unplaced_scaffold25887, whole genome shotgun sequence genome:
GGTGTCCTCCCCCCGGAGACAGGTGTCCTCCCCCCGGAGACAGGTGTTTGCAGCTCTGCTTACATCACCTGAAGGACACTAATGCgtatgatatcatacaaacaGCTGTATGAGGACACCTCGCACCATTAGAGCAAAATCTGGAGATGACGACTTGATTTGATCGTGACAACAAATGAATAAGTGAAATATGAGGATTTTACCCGCTCATTATCTCGAGATAACGAACGTGGCGTTGGATTTCTGTATCAATGAGGAGGTTGAGAAGTCATGAGAACAGGTCAAAATCAGCCGCCACAGCTGCTTCCTGCTTCCTTCAGAGCAtctggagggttttttttgtaaattaaatatcatTCATGTTACAAACAAGTATTTTACATCGTCTCTCAGTCTGCTTGATTTATCAACATCCTCTTCAGTCGTCTTCGTTGGGGCGATGTCAACCACAGTTTGTAAATCCACATTAAGATGAGGGCGATGGCGGagagtcctcctcctcctccaggatcAGTCTGCAGGAGCGAGGAGTGAAGGTGACCTTCGAGAGGCAGGGAGCATGCTGCCGACTAAAACCAGCCCCCGAAAATACGTTGTCATGTGGTCGAGTATCAGGAGCGAGACGTGGGAGGTTTGTAGCAGTTTCTTATTTGGTCCTAATGAGGAGTATTTATACTTGGATATATTAGTTAAATGCAGTGTTAGTGAGTATTTAAATCTTCTTCCTGTCATCAGTCAGCAGCTCTTCATTcgtttcgtttttttttctcttgggACAGACATGCGATGAACTGCATGACAACAACAGCAAGAGgggaatctttttttcttgttattttttaatgatatgtGAGCATTCCTTCCCCCCGTCGACACACACGGACAGCCAGGAGACATGAGGACAGTCAGAAATGGACTCATggtttctcttttaaaaacagctcgttttcttttctttaaagaacTGCAGGATTTTTATTAGACTTGCGAATGTCGCGGtggaagagagaaacagagagagagagagagagagagagagtttaacTATCATcacaacagtgtgtgtgcgtgtgtgtgtgtgtgtgttgttcgtgtgcgtgtgtgtttgtgtgtgtgtttgtgtgtgtgcgtgctgtaCACTGAGTCTTTATTTCCCAGTGGGGTTCACTGGTGGAGTCCCAGCCGGTCGGTGGTGTCAGCTGGTTTTTGGCGGCGCTCCCTCAGTACTCGCTCAGGTTGTGCCATTTGGAGATCTGCCGGCGGGGGTTTTCGCAGACCTCCCTCCAGTGGGAGGCTCCGGAGGGGGCGGGGCTGTGGAGGCCGAGCAGCAGGCGGCCCAGCACCTCGTTCTTGGTGGTCCGGTCGAAGTCGACCACCAGGAACTCCACGGAGATCTCGGGCAGCAGCTCGGGCGGGATGTCGTAGATGAAGGACTCGTTGAAGACCGGGTTCAGCGTGCACTTCTTCACGTGGGTCTTCTTCTTGGCGATGCGCTTTCGTCCGTAGAAGACGTTCACCTTCACGTACGGATCTGAGGAGGAAAGAAAGCAATACAGTTGATTTGTGACGTCACAAACTTCACTTACATGAATCAATAAATCACAATGACACTAAAATTtaacacacagagctgtgtctttaattttaaactgtttacTGTGTCAATAAAATCTTCATGTCGTCATATGGAGATCCGTCAGATATCGTGATTTTTGTGTCCCATTATCTCATTCAAACAAATCTGTAACCAGCTGGTCAAAGGAACTTCAAAAAGGTTGGTAACcaaaaagagaataaatgtgTATGAATAACTAACcgcaat
Encoded proteins:
- the LOC121966783 gene encoding synaptotagmin-11-like encodes the protein EVCDVTNQLYCFLSSSDPYVKVNVFYGRKRIAKKKTHVKKCTLNPVFNESFIYDIPPELLPEISVEFLVVDFDRTTKNEVLGRLLLGLHSPAPSGASHWREVCENPRRQISKWHNLSEY